TTGACTTCCACGAATTTTGCGCCCAAGCTTTGTACTTCTTCTTTTACCGCAGGGCGAATATCAAAAGCTTCCACCATTGCTCCTAAGCGTCTAGTGGTGGCGATCGCCTGTAAACCTGCCACACCCGCACCCATAACAAATACTTTCGCTGGGGCAATCGTACCAGCAGCAGTGGTTAACATCGGGAAATATTTTGGTAAGGCAGCAGCAGCAATCAGGGCAGCTTTATAACCCGCAATTGATGCCTGGGATGATAATGCATCCATACTTTGTGCCCTGGTAGTACGGGGAATCATCTCCATACTAAAAGCTGTAATTTTGCGTTCTGCAAGCTTCTGGGCAATGTGGGGATTTCCCAAGGGGTTGATAAACCCGATGAATACCGCACCAGTTTTGAGTAAGTCAATTTCGCGATCGCGGGGTACACCAACCTTGAGCAGCATATCTGCCTCTCCCCACAATCTTTCAGTATTCGCAATAATTGCCGCCCCGGCAGCCGCGTAATCTGCATCACTGAAAAATGCCTTTTCCCCCGCTCCTGCCTCTACCCACACTTCGATATTTTGTTTGACTAATCGGGCTACAGTCTCTGGGATTAAAGCCACACGACTCTCACAGACTTCGATTTCTTTCGCTACAGCAATTCTCATGAAATCTCCTTGAGATGAATATACTTCTTGTTTCTGCCAATGAGGATATTTTTGCGATGGGGAAATTTGGGCATTTTTGACAGATAAAATGAGAATCAGCGATGATTCCCATGCTTATCTATCAAACTTAGGCTCTGGCGATTAACTTACGCAGAGCTAATATATCTCGACTTTATTGCCCCTAAAATTCCCAAATATTTTCAAACGCGATATTTCACTTATTGCACATCCTATGTTGATCCCCAAAATTTACCTCTGTATCTTCAAATTCTTTTAG
The Calothrix sp. 336/3 DNA segment above includes these coding regions:
- a CDS encoding Re/Si-specific NAD(P)(+) transhydrogenase subunit alpha, whose protein sequence is MRIAVAKEIEVCESRVALIPETVARLVKQNIEVWVEAGAGEKAFFSDADYAAAGAAIIANTERLWGEADMLLKVGVPRDREIDLLKTGAVFIGFINPLGNPHIAQKLAERKITAFSMEMIPRTTRAQSMDALSSQASIAGYKAALIAAAALPKYFPMLTTAAGTIAPAKVFVMGAGVAGLQAIATTRRLGAMVEAFDIRPAVKEEVQSLGAKFVEVKLEEETATSGGYAKEISEASKQRTQETVAAHIKTADVVITTAQVPGRKAPLLVTEDMVKGMKPGSVIIDIAAEQGGNCACTDPGRNIVAHGVTIMGPINLPSSMPVHASQLYAKNITALMKLMIKDGQLDINFADDILDAACITHSGEIRNSHIKAALQQLSGVA